In Stenotrophomonas sp. ASS1, the following proteins share a genomic window:
- a CDS encoding AzlC family ABC transporter permease, with product MDARTTLPLPDTCDTAPRAEFLRGLRAAVPVMIGFIPFALVLGAQAAQKGLSALEVPLMTGLNFAGGSEFAAVELWTSPPHIALIVAITALVNSRHLLMGASLAPLLQHLPRRRVLPALFFMCDESWAMGVADARRRALGFSLAYYLGVSAGLYTVWVACTALGAIVGPMLGDIHAYGFDMAFPAVFLVLLRGMWQGMKAARPWLVSLVVAAATYLLVPGAWYVASGALAGLAAAWLLAEDAA from the coding sequence ATGGACGCCCGTACCACCCTCCCCCTGCCCGATACCTGCGATACCGCCCCGCGCGCCGAATTCCTGCGCGGCCTGCGCGCCGCCGTACCGGTGATGATCGGCTTCATTCCGTTCGCCCTGGTGCTCGGCGCCCAGGCCGCCCAGAAAGGCCTGAGCGCACTGGAAGTGCCGCTGATGACCGGCCTCAACTTCGCCGGCGGCTCGGAGTTCGCCGCCGTCGAACTGTGGACCTCGCCGCCGCATATCGCGCTGATCGTGGCGATCACCGCGCTGGTCAACAGCCGCCACCTGCTGATGGGCGCCAGCCTGGCCCCGCTGCTGCAGCACCTGCCGCGCCGCCGGGTGCTGCCGGCGCTGTTCTTCATGTGCGACGAGAGCTGGGCGATGGGCGTGGCCGATGCGCGCCGCCGCGCGCTCGGCTTCAGCCTGGCCTATTACCTGGGCGTGTCGGCAGGCCTGTACACGGTCTGGGTGGCCTGCACCGCGCTGGGCGCGATCGTTGGGCCGATGCTGGGCGACATCCACGCCTATGGTTTCGACATGGCCTTCCCGGCCGTGTTCCTGGTGCTGCTGCGCGGCATGTGGCAGGGCATGAAGGCAGCGCGTCCGTGGCTGGTCAGCCTGGTGGTGGCCGCGGCCACCTACCTGCTGGTTCCCGGCGCCTGGTACGTGGCCAGCGGCGCGCTGGCCGGCCTGGCCGCAGCCTGGCTGCTGGCGGAGGACGCGGCATGA